One Microbacterium sp. No. 7 genomic window carries:
- the cysT gene encoding sulfate ABC transporter permease subunit CysT → MSDTLVGQERPGVSRPLLSGSTLTRVSGLGLGVTMLWFSLLVLIPLAAIIVTAVEGGWANFWLAITNEQTAHAIRLTVTAALVVTLINVVIGTAIAWVLVRDRFFGKGVLEIIIDIPFALPTIVAGLVLLSLYGKDSPLGIHIANTQWSVFLAFLFVTLPFVVRAVQPVLEELDIEVEEAAASLGASRFTTFRRVILPALAPAIAAGAALSFARAVGEYGSLVLLSGNLPFTSEVASVRILGAIENDNPGAAASIATLLLVVSLLVIVTLDIIQRRVARRG, encoded by the coding sequence GTGAGTGACACCCTCGTCGGACAGGAGCGGCCGGGAGTCTCCCGGCCGCTCCTGTCCGGAAGCACCTTGACGCGCGTCTCGGGCCTCGGCCTCGGGGTCACGATGCTCTGGTTCAGCCTGCTCGTGCTCATCCCGCTCGCCGCGATCATCGTGACGGCGGTCGAGGGCGGCTGGGCGAACTTCTGGCTCGCGATCACGAACGAGCAGACGGCGCACGCGATCCGGCTGACGGTGACCGCGGCGCTCGTCGTCACGCTCATCAACGTCGTCATCGGCACCGCCATCGCGTGGGTGCTCGTGCGCGACCGCTTCTTCGGCAAGGGCGTGCTCGAGATCATCATCGACATCCCCTTCGCGCTGCCGACGATCGTCGCGGGGCTCGTGCTGCTCTCGCTGTACGGCAAGGACAGCCCCCTCGGCATCCACATCGCGAACACGCAGTGGTCGGTGTTCCTCGCCTTCCTGTTCGTCACGCTGCCGTTCGTCGTCCGCGCCGTGCAGCCCGTGCTCGAAGAGCTCGACATCGAGGTGGAGGAGGCCGCCGCCTCGCTCGGCGCGAGCCGGTTCACGACGTTCCGGCGCGTGATCCTGCCCGCCCTCGCCCCCGCGATCGCCGCGGGCGCGGCGCTCTCGTTCGCGCGCGCCGTCGGCGAGTACGGCTCGCTCGTGCTGCTGTCGGGCAACCTGCCCTTCACCTCGGAGGTCGCCTCGGTGCGCATCCTCGGTGCCATCGAGAACGACAACCCCGGCGCCGCCGCCTCGATCGCGACGCTCCTGCTCGTCGTGTCGCTGCTCGTGATCGTGACGCTCGACATCATCCAGAGAAGGGTGGCGCGTCGTGGCTGA
- a CDS encoding sulfate ABC transporter substrate-binding protein, translating to MRTRTIAAVLLAGALALTACSSGSAPSGTPGSTGETTTATEKPAETINIVGFAVPEAANKAIAAAFAETEAGANVTFKTSYGASGDQSRAVVAGLKADYVHLSVATDVDRLVDAGLVDAAWDDGPNKGIVSTSIVVLGVREGNPLNIQGWDDIVKPGVEIVTPNPASSGAARWNALAAWGHVTENGGTEEEATQFLDALFANVVSLTNSGRDATQAFLGGTGDVLLAYENEAILAAQNGQGFEYVIPETSLLIENPGAILEEATPAASDWLDFVLSPDGQKQFALKGFRPVNTEEPGAVDLDAYGLKAEDIEGAADGSDPFPAVTHLLTLEANFGGPGWGAIKDKFFGDGKDGNPLGIVTDAIAKSGKATQ from the coding sequence ATGCGCACACGTACGATCGCCGCGGTGCTGCTCGCGGGAGCACTGGCCCTGACGGCCTGCTCCTCGGGCAGCGCACCGAGCGGCACCCCCGGCAGCACCGGCGAGACCACGACGGCGACCGAGAAGCCCGCCGAGACGATCAACATCGTCGGCTTCGCCGTTCCCGAGGCGGCGAACAAGGCCATCGCCGCCGCGTTCGCCGAGACCGAGGCCGGCGCGAACGTGACGTTCAAGACGTCGTACGGCGCATCCGGCGACCAGAGCCGCGCGGTCGTCGCGGGCCTCAAGGCCGACTACGTGCACCTCTCGGTCGCGACCGACGTCGACCGGCTCGTGGATGCCGGCCTCGTCGACGCCGCGTGGGACGACGGGCCGAACAAGGGCATCGTGTCGACGTCGATCGTCGTGCTCGGCGTGCGCGAGGGCAACCCGCTGAACATCCAGGGCTGGGACGACATCGTGAAGCCCGGCGTCGAGATCGTCACGCCGAACCCCGCGTCCTCCGGCGCCGCGCGCTGGAACGCGCTCGCGGCCTGGGGCCACGTCACCGAGAACGGCGGCACGGAGGAGGAGGCGACGCAGTTCCTCGACGCGCTCTTCGCCAACGTCGTCTCGCTGACCAACAGCGGACGCGACGCCACGCAGGCCTTCCTCGGCGGCACGGGCGACGTGCTGCTGGCCTACGAGAACGAGGCCATCCTCGCCGCGCAGAACGGCCAGGGCTTCGAGTACGTCATCCCCGAGACGAGCCTGCTCATCGAGAACCCCGGCGCCATCCTCGAGGAGGCCACCCCGGCCGCCTCCGACTGGCTCGACTTCGTGCTCAGCCCCGACGGGCAGAAGCAGTTCGCGCTCAAGGGCTTCCGCCCCGTCAACACCGAGGAGCCCGGCGCCGTCGACCTCGACGCGTACGGCCTGAAGGCGGAGGACATCGAGGGCGCGGCCGACGGCTCCGACCCCTTCCCCGCCGTGACGCACCTGCTGACGCTCGAGGCGAACTTCGGCGGACCCGGCTGGGGCGCCATCAAGGACAAGTTCTTCGGCGACGGCAAGGACGGCAACCCGCTCGGCATCGTCACCGACGCGATCGCCAAGTCGGGCAAGGCGACCCAGTGA